A genomic window from Purpureocillium takamizusanense chromosome 2, complete sequence includes:
- the PEX19 gene encoding Peroxisome chaperone and import receptor (BUSCO:EOG092635SS~COG:U~EggNog:ENOG503NVVR), which translates to MDRHAGVPADTKNDEPQVKTVDDKGAPPVTTSEPAKPEGEVEDVPDPDEDDLDDLDDMLDEFSSVKLDAGKTAKSADAAPPTSAPKSPAPGPAPGTTDSQSTAEDGFSEDDFAKQLQAGMADLLGELEKSPEMQEQFEEMFKQMSAAAAADESATGTATDAASSSSKAPAGAGAADASFQETIRRTMERMQNSGDQATAAAASGGADDFMSEMLKQMSSGDFNAEGGEEEFSKMLMGMMEQLTNKEILYEPMKELDDKFPDWLENNKDKTPAEDLKRYEEQKSLVREIVAKFEESTYSDNNAADREYIVDRMQKMQAAGSPPSDLVGDMASAQEAFAGPDDQCNPQ; encoded by the exons AGGTGAAGACagtcgacgacaagggcgcgccgccggtgacgacgagcgagccggctaagcccgagggcgaggtcgaggacgtccCAGACCCGGATGAGGATGATCTCGACGATCTGGATG ATATGTTGGATGAATTTTCGTCGGTCAAGCTGGACGCTGGCAAGACAGCCAAATCGGCGgatgcagcgccgcccacatCCGCTCCCAAATCTCCTGCCCCAGGACCTGCTCCAGGCACTACAGACAGCCAATCCACGGCAGAGGATGGCTTCTCAGAAGACGACTTTGCAAAGCAGCTCCAAGCCGGCATGGCTGACCTTCTTGGAGAGCTGGAAAAATCT CCCGAGATGCAAGAACAGTTTGAAGAAATGTTCAAGCAaatgagcgccgccgcggcagcagacGAATCGGCAACCGGGACGGCCACGGATGCCGCCTCTAGCTCCAGCaaggcgcccgccggcgccggcgccgccgacgcctccttCCAGGAGACAATCCGCCGGACGATGGAGCGCATGCAAAACTCAGGCGACCAGGCcaccgcagcggccgcctccgGTGGCGCTGATGATTTCATGTCCGAGATGCTCAAGCAGATGTCCTCCGGGGACTTTaacgccgagggcggcgaggaggagttCTCTAAGATGCTCATGGGCATGATGGAACAGCTCACCAACAAGGAGATCCTCTACGAGCCCATgaaggagctcgacgacaagTTTCCCGACTGGCTGGAGAATAACAAGGACAAAACTCCGGCAGAAGATCTCAAGAGATACGAAGAGCAGAAGTCGCTCGTCAGGGAAATCGTCGCCAAGTTTGAGGAGAGCACCTACTCGGACAACAATGCTGCCGACCGCGAATATATCGTGGACAGGATGCAAAAG ATGCAAGCggctggctcgccgccgtcagaTCTAGTAGGAGACATGGCATCGGCGCAAGAAGCGTTCGCAGGGCCCGACGACCAGTGCAACCCACAGTAG